A window of the Streptomyces sp. Ag109_O5-10 genome harbors these coding sequences:
- a CDS encoding glucose PTS transporter subunit EIIB — protein MASKAEKIVAGLGGIENIDEIEGCITRLRTEVHDASLVDDAALKAAGAHGVVKMGTAIQVVIGTDADPIAAEIEDMM, from the coding sequence ATGGCCAGCAAGGCTGAGAAGATCGTCGCCGGCCTCGGCGGAATCGAGAACATCGACGAGATCGAAGGCTGCATCACCCGGCTGCGCACCGAGGTCCACGACGCCTCGCTGGTCGACGATGCCGCCCTCAAGGCCGCCGGCGCCCACGGCGTCGTCAAGATGGGCACCGCGATCCAGGTCGTCATCGGCACCGACGCCGACCCGATCGCCGCGGAGATCGAAGACATGATGTGA
- a CDS encoding HNH endonuclease signature motif containing protein: protein MGASAYTRERLEEAARGARTLSEALGRLGVDPGSSTRRYVLGRMKKLGVDVSHFEREGVKWTREVLEGAVAASTNMCEVLRRLGLEVVGGHHTHISRRIKAYGIDTSHFQLPTRKGKPWRPRTPEGLLVEQSEDRTRRIPSDRLRWAMTAMGVPERCAQCGTEAVWRGHPLPLEVDHIDGNWRDNRIENLRLLCPNCHSVTDNYRGRGKGRAQGGAA, encoded by the coding sequence ATGGGGGCCAGTGCGTACACCAGGGAGCGGCTGGAGGAGGCGGCTCGGGGGGCGCGGACGTTGTCGGAGGCGCTGGGGAGGCTCGGGGTGGATCCGGGGAGTTCGACGCGGCGGTACGTGCTCGGACGGATGAAAAAGCTGGGGGTGGATGTGTCGCACTTCGAGCGGGAGGGGGTGAAGTGGACGCGGGAGGTGTTGGAGGGAGCAGTGGCGGCTTCGACGAACATGTGCGAGGTGTTGCGCAGGCTTGGGTTGGAGGTGGTCGGCGGGCATCACACGCACATCAGCCGGAGGATCAAGGCGTACGGGATCGACACGTCGCATTTCCAGCTGCCCACACGGAAGGGCAAACCGTGGCGTCCCCGGACCCCTGAAGGCCTACTCGTCGAGCAATCGGAGGACCGCACTCGGCGCATCCCGAGCGACCGGCTCAGGTGGGCGATGACGGCGATGGGGGTGCCGGAGCGCTGCGCCCAGTGCGGCACCGAGGCAGTCTGGCGAGGTCACCCGCTTCCGCTGGAGGTCGACCACATCGACGGCAACTGGCGCGACAACCGCATCGAGAACCTGCGGTTGCTGTGCCCCAACTGCCATTCGGTGACGGACAACTACCGAGGGCGGGGCAAAGGCCGCGCGCAGGGTGGGGCGGCATGA
- the rdgB gene encoding RdgB/HAM1 family non-canonical purine NTP pyrophosphatase encodes MTTRLILATRNAGKITELRAILAEAGLPHELVGAEEYPDIPDVKETGVTFAENALLKAHALAQATGLPAVADDSGLCVDVLNGAPGIFSARWAGRHGDDKANLDLLLAQLADIAEEHRGAHFACAAALALPDGTERVVEGQLRGTLRHAPSGTNGFGYDPILQPEGDTRTCAELTPAEKNAISHRGKAFRALVPVVRELLG; translated from the coding sequence ATGACGACCCGCCTGATTCTCGCCACCCGCAACGCCGGAAAGATCACCGAACTCCGCGCCATCCTCGCCGAGGCGGGCCTGCCCCACGAGCTCGTCGGGGCCGAGGAGTACCCCGACATCCCCGACGTCAAGGAAACAGGCGTCACCTTCGCCGAGAACGCCCTCCTCAAGGCCCACGCCCTCGCCCAGGCCACCGGCCTCCCGGCCGTCGCCGACGACTCCGGCCTCTGCGTCGACGTCCTCAACGGCGCCCCCGGCATCTTCTCCGCCCGCTGGGCAGGCCGCCACGGCGACGACAAGGCCAACCTGGACCTCCTGCTGGCCCAGCTCGCGGACATCGCCGAGGAGCACAGGGGGGCCCACTTCGCCTGCGCGGCGGCCCTGGCCCTGCCCGACGGCACCGAACGCGTGGTCGAGGGCCAACTGCGCGGCACCCTCCGCCACGCCCCGTCCGGCACGAACGGCTTCGGCTACGACCCGATCCTCCAGCCGGAGGGGGACACCAGGACCTGCGCCGAACTGACCCCCGCCGAGAAGAACGCGATCAGCCACCGGGGGAAGGCGTTCCGGGCGCTGGTGCCGGTGGTGCGGGAGCTGTTGGGCTGA
- a CDS encoding HNH endonuclease signature motif containing protein — translation MSSAARYTRELLDEAARLCSSIDEVIAYFGNEPYNKLDRYLRKRFAHFGIDISHFHDSGGQRGPGAEELRTAVAESVSIAMTLRLLRRPDTGTQRALLRQWITEEGLSTAHFLGQAHQRGKPRPDKARRPEDILVKHDGTRRTRTALLRRALRKVGVPDVCAECGVGSEWLGKPMTLEVDHINGDWSDDRQQNLRLLCPNCHAITSTWCRGGNRQSLAENQ, via the coding sequence ATGAGCAGCGCCGCGCGGTACACCCGTGAACTGCTGGATGAGGCGGCCCGGCTGTGCTCCAGCATCGACGAGGTCATCGCCTACTTCGGCAACGAGCCCTACAACAAACTCGACCGCTACCTCCGCAAGCGCTTCGCCCACTTCGGGATCGACATCTCGCACTTCCACGATTCCGGCGGACAGCGAGGGCCCGGGGCCGAAGAGTTGCGGACCGCTGTGGCCGAGTCGGTTTCCATCGCAATGACGCTACGCCTGCTGCGGCGGCCTGACACCGGCACACAGCGTGCGCTGCTGCGGCAGTGGATCACGGAAGAGGGACTGTCGACGGCGCATTTTCTGGGGCAGGCGCATCAACGGGGAAAGCCTCGGCCGGACAAGGCCAGGCGTCCCGAGGACATCTTGGTCAAGCACGACGGCACGCGCCGCACCAGGACCGCGCTGTTACGCCGAGCCCTTCGGAAGGTCGGCGTGCCGGACGTGTGCGCCGAATGCGGTGTGGGTTCGGAATGGCTCGGGAAGCCAATGACACTGGAGGTCGACCACATCAACGGGGACTGGAGCGACGACCGACAGCAGAACTTGCGGTTGCTGTGCCCCAACTGCCACGCGATCACCAGCACCTGGTGCAGGGGAGGCAATCGGCAATCGCTCGCCGAGAACCAGTAG
- a CDS encoding DUF3618 domain-containing protein, protein MAETSDTRTPAQIEADIKRRREVLAETLDEIGVRVHPKTIVGDAKAKVAANVDHTLGRAYVQVNRVVSEVKAQFVDDEGAPRLERVVPVALVAVGVVGLLVFSGTRRRKS, encoded by the coding sequence GTGGCGGAGACGTCGGACACCAGAACCCCGGCGCAGATCGAGGCGGACATCAAGCGCCGCCGCGAGGTGCTGGCCGAGACGCTGGACGAGATCGGGGTGCGGGTGCACCCGAAGACCATCGTCGGCGATGCGAAGGCCAAGGTCGCGGCCAACGTCGATCACACGCTCGGGAGGGCCTACGTCCAGGTCAACCGGGTCGTGAGCGAGGTGAAGGCCCAGTTCGTGGACGACGAGGGCGCGCCGCGCCTGGAGCGGGTGGTGCCGGTCGCGCTCGTCGCCGTGGGCGTGGTCGGGCTGCTGGTCTTCAGCGGTACCCGGCGGCGTAAGAGCTGA
- a CDS encoding multidrug efflux SMR transporter gives MVAWVLLVVAGLLEVGWSAGMKYTDGFTRLVPSLFTGGGIVASMVLLSYAAKTLPIGTAYGVWVGIGAAGAAVFGMVVLGEPATAARIFFVCLLLVAVVGLKATSGH, from the coding sequence ATGGTTGCCTGGGTTCTGCTGGTCGTCGCCGGTCTGCTCGAGGTCGGGTGGTCGGCGGGGATGAAGTACACCGACGGGTTCACCCGGCTCGTGCCCAGTCTGTTCACCGGCGGCGGGATCGTCGCCAGCATGGTGCTGCTGTCGTATGCCGCGAAGACGCTCCCCATCGGTACCGCCTACGGCGTGTGGGTGGGGATCGGGGCGGCGGGGGCGGCGGTGTTCGGGATGGTGGTGCTGGGGGAGCCGGCCACCGCCGCCCGGATCTTCTTCGTGTGCCTGCTGCTGGTCGCCGTGGTGGGGCTCAAGGCGACCAGCGGTCATTGA
- a CDS encoding co-chaperone GroES produces the protein MSAKRDEQSSQHDKLPIRMLHDRVLVKQETGEGERRSGGGILIPATAAVGRRLAWAEVVAVGQNVRTVEPGDRVLYDPEDRAEVEVRGVAYVLMRERDLHAVAADRFEGSEDSTGLYL, from the coding sequence GTGAGCGCCAAGAGAGACGAGCAGAGCAGCCAGCACGACAAGCTGCCCATCCGGATGCTGCACGACCGGGTCCTGGTCAAGCAGGAGACCGGTGAGGGCGAGCGACGGTCCGGCGGGGGCATCCTGATCCCCGCCACGGCGGCCGTCGGGCGCCGGCTGGCCTGGGCCGAGGTGGTCGCGGTCGGGCAGAACGTGCGGACGGTGGAGCCCGGCGACCGGGTGCTGTACGACCCGGAGGACCGTGCCGAGGTCGAGGTGCGGGGGGTGGCGTACGTGCTGATGCGGGAGCGTGATCTGCACGCGGTGGCGGCCGACCGGTTCGAGGGCTCGGAGGACTCGACCGGCCTGTATCTCTGA
- a CDS encoding PTS transporter subunit EIIC, with translation MSAESADSAAPPARERWSALFQGLQKMGRSLQLPIAVLPAAGILNRLGQPDVFGAQGLGWTAVSKVMKGAGGALLDGSVGLPLLFCVGVAIGMARKADGSTALAAVAGFLVYYGVLHQFPEDCPGGSRTLPGIGCQVRDGSVSAFTFQNPGVFGGIALGLLTAFFWARYHRTRLVDWLGFFNGRRLVPIIMSFVAIAFAGLCLWVWPPVGDGLESFSRWLREAGAWGAGVFGVANRALLVVGLHQFLNVPIWFQFGSYTPPGGQTVHGDINMFLAGDPDAGQFTSGFFPIMMFALPAAALAITHCARPHRRKEIGGLMLSVALTSFVTGITEPLEYSFMFVAPLLYGVHAVLTGVSMAATWGLGVHDGFSFSAGLIDYVINWKLATRPWAIIPIGLCFAAVYYVIFRFAITRFDLKTPGREPEDEVEDVTGA, from the coding sequence GTGAGTGCCGAGAGCGCCGACAGCGCGGCCCCTCCCGCGCGGGAGCGGTGGAGCGCCCTCTTCCAGGGGCTGCAGAAGATGGGCCGCAGCCTTCAGCTGCCGATCGCGGTGCTGCCGGCCGCGGGGATCCTGAACCGGCTGGGCCAGCCCGACGTGTTCGGCGCGCAGGGGCTGGGCTGGACGGCGGTCTCCAAGGTGATGAAGGGGGCGGGCGGGGCGCTGCTCGACGGTTCGGTCGGGCTGCCGTTGCTGTTCTGCGTGGGGGTCGCGATCGGGATGGCGCGGAAGGCGGACGGTTCGACGGCACTGGCGGCGGTGGCCGGCTTCCTCGTCTATTACGGGGTGCTGCACCAGTTCCCCGAGGACTGCCCGGGCGGGTCGAGGACGCTGCCGGGGATCGGGTGCCAGGTGCGGGACGGGTCGGTGTCGGCGTTCACATTCCAGAATCCGGGGGTGTTCGGCGGGATCGCGCTGGGGTTGCTGACCGCGTTCTTCTGGGCGCGGTACCACCGGACGCGACTGGTGGACTGGCTGGGATTCTTCAACGGGCGGCGGCTGGTGCCGATCATCATGTCGTTCGTGGCCATCGCGTTCGCCGGGCTGTGTCTGTGGGTCTGGCCGCCGGTCGGTGACGGTCTGGAGAGTTTCAGCCGCTGGCTGCGGGAGGCGGGGGCGTGGGGTGCGGGGGTGTTCGGGGTTGCGAACCGGGCGTTGCTGGTGGTCGGGCTGCACCAGTTCCTGAACGTGCCGATCTGGTTCCAGTTCGGCAGTTACACCCCGCCGGGCGGGCAGACGGTGCACGGTGACATCAACATGTTCCTGGCGGGTGATCCGGACGCGGGTCAGTTCACGTCGGGGTTCTTCCCGATCATGATGTTCGCGCTGCCGGCCGCCGCGCTGGCGATCACGCACTGCGCGAGGCCGCACCGGCGCAAGGAGATCGGCGGTCTGATGCTGTCGGTGGCGCTGACGTCGTTCGTGACGGGCATCACGGAGCCGCTCGAGTACTCGTTCATGTTCGTGGCGCCGCTGCTGTACGGGGTGCACGCGGTGCTGACGGGGGTGTCGATGGCGGCGACGTGGGGCCTGGGGGTGCACGACGGGTTCAGCTTCTCGGCGGGGCTCATCGACTACGTCATCAACTGGAAGCTGGCGACGCGGCCGTGGGCGATCATTCCGATCGGGCTGTGCTTCGCGGCGGTCTACTACGTGATCTTCCGGTTCGCGATCACGCGGTTCGACCTGAAGACCCCGGGCCGGGAACCGGAGGACGAGGTGGAAGACGTCACAGGGGCTTGA
- the rph gene encoding ribonuclease PH — MSRIDGRTPEQLRPVTIERGWSKHAEGSVLVSFGDTKVFCTASVTEGVPRWRKGSGEGWVTAEYAMLPRATNTRGDRESVKGKIGGRTHEISRLIGRSLRAVIDYKALGENTVVLDCDVLQADGGTRTAAITGAYVALADAVTWAKERKLVKAGRQPLTGTVSAVSVGIVGGVPLLDLCYEEDVRAETDMNVVCTGDGRFVEVQGTAEAEPFARDELNALLDLAVAGCTDLAAIQRAALEEALKR, encoded by the coding sequence ATGTCTCGAATCGACGGCCGCACCCCCGAACAACTCCGCCCGGTCACCATCGAACGCGGCTGGAGCAAGCACGCCGAGGGCTCCGTCCTCGTCTCCTTCGGCGACACCAAGGTCTTCTGCACCGCCTCCGTCACCGAAGGCGTCCCCCGCTGGCGCAAGGGCAGCGGCGAGGGCTGGGTCACCGCGGAGTACGCCATGCTCCCCCGCGCCACCAACACCCGCGGCGACCGCGAGTCCGTCAAGGGCAAGATCGGCGGGCGCACCCACGAGATCTCCCGCCTCATCGGCCGCTCCCTGCGCGCCGTCATCGACTACAAGGCCCTCGGCGAGAACACCGTCGTCCTCGACTGCGACGTCCTCCAGGCCGACGGCGGCACCCGCACCGCCGCGATCACCGGCGCCTACGTCGCCCTCGCCGACGCCGTCACCTGGGCGAAGGAACGCAAGCTCGTCAAGGCCGGCCGTCAGCCCCTCACCGGCACCGTCTCGGCCGTCTCGGTGGGCATCGTCGGCGGAGTACCCCTCCTCGACCTCTGCTACGAGGAGGACGTCAGGGCCGAGACCGACATGAACGTCGTCTGCACCGGCGACGGCCGCTTCGTCGAGGTCCAGGGCACCGCCGAGGCCGAACCCTTCGCCCGCGACGAACTCAACGCCCTCCTCGACCTCGCCGTCGCCGGCTGCACCGACCTCGCCGCGATCCAGCGGGCGGCGCTCGAAGAGGCACTCAAGAGGTAG
- the bcp gene encoding thioredoxin-dependent thiol peroxidase — MSERLQPGDVAPDFTLPDADGNKVSLSAHKGRKVIVYFYPAALTPGCTKQACDFTDNLSLLADAGYDVLGISPDAPEKLGKFREKENLKVTLLADPDKKVLDAYGAFGEKMNYGKTYLGVIRSTIIVDEEGKVEKALYNVRATGHVAKIIKDLGI; from the coding sequence ATGAGCGAGCGACTCCAGCCCGGGGACGTAGCCCCCGACTTCACCCTCCCCGACGCCGACGGCAACAAGGTGTCCCTCTCCGCCCACAAGGGCCGCAAGGTCATCGTCTACTTCTACCCCGCGGCCCTCACCCCAGGCTGCACGAAGCAGGCCTGTGACTTCACGGACAACCTCTCCCTCCTCGCCGACGCCGGCTACGACGTCCTGGGCATCTCCCCGGACGCCCCGGAGAAGCTGGGCAAGTTCCGCGAGAAGGAGAACCTCAAGGTCACCCTCCTCGCCGACCCCGACAAGAAGGTCCTCGACGCGTACGGCGCCTTCGGCGAGAAGATGAACTACGGCAAGACCTACCTGGGCGTCATCCGCTCCACGATCATCGTGGACGAGGAAGGCAAGGTGGAGAAGGCCCTCTACAACGTCCGCGCCACCGGCCACGTGGCCAAGATCATCAAGGACCTGGGCATCTGA